The genome window GTTTGGAATGACAGTCGCAATGTCCTCCACTGTGACACTGTCCCTTCCTTTCAACGAAGCCACCGCCTTGGCAGCCCTGTTAGTCACAATATCTCCTCTGAGCCCATCAACATTCAACTCTGCACACACCTTGGATATCTTGACACGAAGGTCATGGTCCATCTGCACAGCGCCGAGGTTACTCCGAGCAGATGAAATCTGCTGCTGGAGCTTCTCTTGCTCTTCTTGGTACGACTCGCGGAACGCCTTTGGATCTCTGTCAAACCGAGCCCTCTCTTCCACAATTTTTACCCTCAGCTCCGCATCCCTCACCGTACCGACCTGCGCGTGCATCCCAAACCGGTCCAGCAGCTGCGGTCGGAGCTCCCCTTCCTCCGGGTTACCAGACCCAATGAGGATGAACCGAGCAGGGTGGGAGATGGAGATACCCTCCCTCTCCACTGTGTTCCACCCGGAAGCAGCAGAATCCAGCAGCACATCCACCAAATGGTCGTCCAGCAAATTGACCTCGTCCACATACAGTATCCCCCTGTTGGCCTTGGCAAGCAACCCGGGCTCAAACGCCTTGACGCCCTCGGTGAGTGCCTTCTCAATGTCAATGGTGCCGCACACCCTGTCCTCGGTGGCGCCGAGGGGCAGGTCGACCATGGTGATCTTAGCCCTGGTTACGGGGAGGTTGTCACCCTGCAGCACCCGCTGCCGGACCTCAGGGCCCATCACCTCGGGGTCGTCGGGGTCAGAGTTGAAGGGGTCGCCGATGACGACGCGGATGTCGGGCAGCAGGTCGACGAGGGAGCGCACGGTGGTGGACTTGCCAGTGCCGCGGTCGCCCATGATCATGACGCCGCCGATCTTGGGGTCGATGACGTTGAGCAGCAGGCAGAGCTTCATCTCGTCCTGCCCGACGATCGCCGCGAATGGGTACACCGGCCGCTGGCTCTCCTTTGCTGCGGCCgacgccttcacctcctacacCAGGAACCGCGCGTTTACAAAAACAGCCTCGCCATCAAACGCCAAGAAAGGATTCGGATCTGGGTTTACCTGCTCGGAGGCGGCGACATTGCAGACGGTGAAGCGGCCGCGGCGGAATCCCTTCGTGAACGGAATGCGGCCTGCGAGTAAGGCAGAGGGCCCGGGAGAGTGAGCCGAGTGTTCGTTCTTGGAGATTCAGCGTTCTTGGGTTCGGAAACAGAGGACGTGAGAGAGATGTTACCTGAGACGGCGAGGGAGAGAGGGCGGGAGGTGGAAGCTGGGAGGAGGGCCctcgcggcggcgggcgcggaggTCGGGGAGAAGGGGGTGAAGGGGGAAACCATGGTGGCGGAGGAGACGAGGGGAAATGGACGGTGACGGTGAGTGTTTTGCCGTGCGGAGAGGAGGGGATAAGAGAGGGATTGGGAGGAGATAGGCCGATCGAGAGGGATGCTGCGATTGGAGGCTGCCTTGGACTCCAATCCTAAGCCCACGCACTACACTACTTACTTTTCCGAAAGCCCATTTTGGCATTTTGTTCCGCACCAAAGAAATAGAAACCTCCCACGTTAAAACAATATCGTCTTGACATCAACATGACCGCAAAGAACAATTGTGATTACTCATCCCTGTTGATAAGGATGCaagttatatatattttttatagcatTGGGTTAActcaaaacttaaaaaataaataaaaatttgctcccacctaattaaattaagaaaaaataaattaagtagTGACTTAGATCTACCTATTGGATACTCACTTACATCTCTACCTATTATAATACACTAAAACACAAAAGTATTCTTCAAAACACATACACATGTTGTTTTCACGTGTTCAATTGAATATTCAAAAGATATTGATAGGTAAAGTTCAACAAATTAAATATGAGCCAGGGGCATACCCATCCTAGGGGCAAGCAGGGGCGGCTGCGCTAGGCCCCTGGGTTAAACCTAGAGTACTCTGTCCATTGCCTTAGCCTAGTTTGCTCCTTGTGGGCTCGAGTTGCCTAGTTCAAATATCCAACATTTTGCTTCCCGAGCAGTTCACGCTACAGCGTGCTTCCGAGACCGAGCAGGGCAATAGTCAACAGGTGGTGGTAGCGGTATGACAAGACATGATAGAGCCCCATTCGTGGTCCGCTGGTAGCCGATCCGCTTGACGCACTGACAGCCTAATCCCTGAGTAGTTGATCTCGTCTGGTGTCCCACGTCCACAACCTCGTTCTCCCCTGACGTAGTGAGGGCATGACTCTTGTAAGGCCGTGATCCTGTCCGCCCGAGCCCTAAGCAGGTGACGCTGGCACGGCACCGAGCCATCGATTGCCTGATGGTGATGGAGAGGAGCTCAGACACTAGGCTACCCGATGTCACCCGATCCCCTGCACCCAATGTCCCGTACTCCCCCACCAACGTTGGAATGGTAAGTTCCTCCAAATCACAATCGGTGTAGTACAATACTGATTGTCTAATCTAGAGTTCTAGACATCTAGTCATTTGTGATGAGCATTGAGGGATTAGTATTGAAtcgatgttttttttaattgtatATACTTTATTCTTTATGTTATCTTGTTTGTTGTAAGCACTATTTGTTACTAACATATAAATTTATACATTTTTGTTCTTGTAAGCGCTTGTTGGATTCTCAAGTTTTAGTATCTAATGAGTGGTTCAAACATTACGAGTCCATATTAATAGAATCTATTGTCTTTATATCGTgttgtatattttttctattatataCATAAATCCTATGAAATTAAATTTGATTTGAATAATTATTTGTATTCAACGTCGAATGTATGTACACTTTTAATTTCTAAAGTAAAACCTCACCCCTGCTACCTAAGATTCTTGGGTCCGCTACTGCACATAATGCTCCCTTTGACAAAGATTTCTACTTATGCATAGCTCGTTATGGAAGAAGCCGATGGGAGAAAGCTTGTGCCTCTTTACTTTAAAGACGCTTCTGCTTTCCATGTAAGCTGTTGAATAATCTTTTCATTTTGAGACATTCTAACTTTTTTAGAAGCTGAAGCGGAAGTTATGCCGAAAATGCTTGTAAATAAATTGAGGAACTCACTTTCACAGTTCctacgaattttttttttaaatagctAGCGGTTGCTTCGTTATATGGCTTCCTGAGGCCTCAAAAGCGGTAATGCGCCCAAGAAGCTGGAACATAACTAAAAGCTGGATTGGAAAATCCGGATTTCGAGAACAATATACAAAACTATACAAATGCCTAACAGTGAAAGTTTTATTTGCTGTAATTTATTTCTTGAGCATGGTATAGACAAAATTACATTATTAGAACAAATAGATGTCGTAACGTGAGAAAGAACAGGAAATAAACACAATAATAGTCATTGCGAAGTATCTTTTGTATTGTAAACCCTCTACGCAGAGTTTATTTGCCGATGCGAAGCTTTGATGGTCGGTATGGGCTTACAATCAATACCTTTGCCCACGGTCCCACGTGAAGTGGACGATCGTGGTGCACAGTTGCTTTAGGAAAATGTCTTCCAATAAAAGGGATTATCATATGGTTCTTTCTTGATGGTTACTCCTTCCATGAAACAAGACGGGTGAGAAGAAGAGAGTTGCTTGGAGTTCAAAAATaagcagggaggaggagaatggTGTTAGATCTAAATCACCTCCGATCAACATTAAGCACTGACCCTAAGATCAAACACCCTAGAGATAGAACAATACCAGAACTGGGTGATGCCATTAGATACCATGATGGCTCGGGGTAGATGGTGATGCGTGCTAGCCAATGCGAGGGAGAGGTTGATGCAGCACGTAGGGCCATCGAGGTGTAGTCATGGTCGATGTTGGCGGCAGCTTTCTCTCGGCTGCGATGCCCCTGATGATCGGGTGGATCACATATGTACTTTTGCGGGAGATGACTCCCCTTTATCTTTATAGGCACGCATGGAACGGGACCGAAACTATTATTAGTTTGTTGCACAACCGATCATAACGCTAGGTGGCCCACGCCCCCATATCTCTCGGTTCTGTTAGCACATTAGTCGAGATCAACTCTAACATTCTCCTCCTTAATCGTAAGGCTAACGTCACAAGCCACTTTTAACAAAACAACACATCAAAATAATGTGTTACAACAGCTAATTAAACGTCACTGAAACCTCAGTATCTATAGTGTATTATTTTTTCACACGCGATTTTAATGGAAAAAATCAAGTACGGTTTATATGTGCCCAGAACGTTTATCacacataagaacatcacaggtgaaataacaaaagcaataatttaacttacaatcgtttaaattttacataaagacttcacctaaacaactctattagctaaacgacggcagtgggacgaaagcatcggtgaccaagcaactccacaggcaccgactgaaAGATACGCTCCTAGAACACTAGGTCGTCAACTTGAAATCATCGAAGTCcaccactgagcagcatatgtattgtgggagatagcaagggtgagtacatggaatactcagcaagtgtggaaaaataataatatgtatGCTTTCAACAAGAGTAGGCTAACCCatggtttatttgcataaatccAAGTAtagaaaatagtaatgtaactgaaaagcattaagcagttattatgTGAAAGTAACTCATATGACCCAACAACTAACATCTGAGGCTAACTACCTTGTaacccataaccatctagtatcACCAGTTCCATAACCATAACTATATATGTAActataaccataaccaactaatcatgtgaggatccaagtctctcataaccgtgagcacagctgatatatcagattttacactctgcagaggttatccaactttatccatgagtcatgatttcatcacctgcaatcagaagactaaagtctccatgttgcaatacCAGCCAAACACTAtgcacacttctgaggtgtattgtcaggagatcactatgaaacctttacaaagaatcctctcagtatgtgtcaccaacactctaggtttcaccgtcagggtttacgcgagtctaactcctacccaaaagccccctcttgtgtctTGTGGAATCTATGAATTAATttccctcatccacgcctccatTCTGGCCCACACAATACTTGAAAAACTCTAATTAATTAGCTAAGCCTACCCATACCAGTCTCGTATTTGGACGgaatttcttgggttgtcactccacgaaccggtccttatttaggtcacttgagcaaagactaaactaACGGCATAACCATGGAAAACCATAAACACCCCTTTGCTCAAGGCATAATGTTCCATGTTGTTATACAATTAACAAATTAAATTTCATTGtttcatatgttcattagtcaagtataagaCACTTTTCAACATTCCCAacagcaaggctaagcaattctacccaataGACTTATACCAAccaccacttaggcttcaagggatgTAAATGAAGAACTAGGTAagtcctaacataggtgactacctatcaaattgataaatattgcatgtaattttgtaaaataaaacatttagaaacataggttcaagatgatcaaggacacttatcTTTTCCTTGCAGCTACTCAGTGTACCCTAcctcttggtcttgatgttcctcaaactgaTTCAGGGCGTTGTCGACTAATTACACAATTACCAGCAAAGTACACAaacaaacacactaagaacaaagtaccagaacaaaagaacaacaatgcaaaacctatctagaaaaaTAGAGCTCTGAGACATGAATCTAATAGCGCAAGAATCGCTGAAAAAGGAGCTAGAACGAAAAAGTTATGAGGCTTCTACTACACAGGGGCTTTTCTAAAAAAGGCCAGGactaaaatctaatttattaaagGTCCAGGGAgtatttttttgtaaaaatgtaGGACCTAAACTTAGTTATTTGCAAGTCTAGGATGTTTACTACAAAGTTTAGGACCTAGATATAATTATTGAAACTAACCAAGGGCCTATTTGCGAAACTAAGACTAACTAGGCTCGGTTGGCTTGCGTGGCGCACATGTGGCACCAACATGGCTTGCTGACTTGGTTGAGAGCACTGACTGGGTTATGGAGTGACACGTGGTGGCTTCTAACTGGCTACCCAAGGTGTAAGTTAAGATCTAATGCGGACCACACGATCTAGATCAGACGACTAAGGAACAAGAGGGCTACCGAAGGGGAAGGACATGGTGGCTCAAGGGCAGCTGCGAACAAAACACGGCGACACATGGCCAGAAAACACTTCAGATGGCGCTCTAGTGCACGACGAGCAACGGCGAGCGGCAAAATATGGAGAGGAGGCGACAACGAACTCGATTGATGGCTTACCTCGGGCTATGCGGCTCTGGAGGAGGGTCGGCGATGacagaggaggtggagatgcTTGGGATTTCGACGGGAAGATGGCTCCATCGGCTAGGAAATAAAGACGGCAGCTACACGGGCTTCGTTGGGTGGCGATGGATCTGTTGATCGGCTTAGATGGCACAACTCAGTGCTAGAACGGTGAAACAACAAGCTAGACAAAGGCGGTGGCTATGACGACGACGGAGGCTAGGTCTTAGCGAGATGGCTCGGGTTTTGGCAACTTCGGGATGAGAACAGGCGAAGAGGACGCAAGGAGGTTTGAGACTCTCAACGGTGGCGCGAGACCAACTCGGACACGACAACGGGTTTGAAACTGGCTCAAAGACGACGGTGCAGTGAAGGCGGAAATGGGCGTGGCACCTTCGGCTGAGCAGGTTGGGgagcgggcacgctgggctgcaGAGCTACTGCGGCACAGGCTAAGCAAGCTAGACTCGTGTGGCCCAAGCAGGAGAGAACAGAGGGAGTGACTAGCTGGCTCGGTCgaaaagagagagaagttgGCTGGGTTAGATTAGGTCTtctctttttattcttttcctattttctattCTATGTCTATTCTAAAGCAaagcaaataaaaaacaaatatccaaataaaatccaaacaaaaccaaataaaccctacatgcctatttacaacatgaatgcactcaaacaaataataataaccttattcaaatttgaatttgaatttagaaaataggcttttcttattctaattattcaacctataatcaaattttggaaaattttagaaatttgcaaaatttgaaaatcagggtgtgacaaatctacccccttaaaggaatctcgccctcgcgATTCGAAAAGATCAGAGAAGAGGTAAGGGAACTTGGTCTTCAAattttcttctcgctttccaaatcgttttttcttcttctggatGGTGACCTTATTGCAGTGATGTTCTTTGATCACTTCGCTTTTGATGGCTTTCTCATCTGTCTCATTTGATTGATTTCTTTGAGTATGTAAGATTTTTCCCAAATATTCCATTCTTCGTATCCTCAACGGTTGTAG of Phragmites australis chromosome 3, lpPhrAust1.1, whole genome shotgun sequence contains these proteins:
- the LOC133912785 gene encoding magnesium-chelatase subunit ChlI, chloroplastic; protein product: MVSPFTPFSPTSAPAAARALLPASTSRPLSLAVSGRIPFTKGFRRGRFTVCNVAASEQEVKASAAAKESQRPVYPFAAIVGQDEMKLCLLLNVIDPKIGGVMIMGDRGTGKSTTVRSLVDLLPDIRVVIGDPFNSDPDDPEVMGPEVRQRVLQGDNLPVTRAKITMVDLPLGATEDRVCGTIDIEKALTEGVKAFEPGLLAKANRGILYVDEVNLLDDHLVDVLLDSAASGWNTVEREGISISHPARFILIGSGNPEEGELRPQLLDRFGMHAQVGTVRDAELRVKIVEERARFDRDPKAFRESYQEEQEKLQQQISSARSNLGAVQMDHDLRVKISKVCAELNVDGLRGDIVTNRAAKAVASLKGRDSVTVEDIATVIPNCLRHRLRKDPLESIDSGLLVIEKFYEIFS